The genome window taagtctcctgggatagactccaggtctcctgtgaccctgtatacaggataaaggggtaTAGACAACGAGcaagtgtttttgttgttgcttctGCTGTTTTATTAACCAAACCTTTATTGATACTTTCCAGGCACTTGTTTTAATGACTCAGGTCTTGTTTTTGATGGCTCAGGAAAGATGGCTTAAAGTTAGGTTACTGGTTGGAGATGATTTGCTCTTTTGCTAACAAAAagaatttgcattttattttttgccttaaCTGTTCCATAAACCCATTGAATTACGGTTtagaaggtctcaggttcaaatcccacgaccaccaagttgtacctcttgggcccttgagcaaagcccttaacccccaactgctcggatttataataagataaaaatgtaagtcgtactggataagggcgtctgccaaatgcctaaatgtaaatgtactccTTATGAAAAGAGGCCtggataataaattaaaatgaaaaaaaaaaaacagacacacccACTGGCAGCATTGTTGTGCACTAGTGCTGGAGCACCATGTTGGGTGCTTTGTGCAATTTTGAACCAGCTAGTGCTCCTGtcatttttttatcagaaataaaaagacCCACATTTACTGGAAAGTCAAAAGATATTTTAATCTACTTTAAATGGCataagaaataacaaaaaaggtCCATGTTAATCTAAGGCAAGGTTGTATTGTAATTCAACCAGgctgcaaaatgcctaaagGTACAATTTacaaattggttgtttatgcatAAAACTCATCGGCgacctcattttccctctcgtctgttccaaccactcagcgttCAACATCACCAGTGTACTGATCACCGGCCTGGGCACcttttcttactggttcatgcctggatgttgttgtttttttatgttggaatgattcataggtcactgagtggcttaaaaaacaaaaagcattccGCTAAAACTGCTCATGTACAGGCGTGAAAATAAAACCTGccaaaaataaaagccgaaacaGTCCTTTAAGAAACCCGCAGGAGAGcctacattatatattataagaaagtctggctgtttggaagcaaaatatgtaGAAATTATAGGAacagacttttgcacagcactgtactTCTCGATGTTTATGGATAAAATTCTACCCTTTATAGTACGATGTTgccttttttatgttaaaatattttgttttaagcagggaaatattaaattttattttttttatgttgcagtATCCAAATATGTTCTTTTGGAgggtaaagaaaagaaaatgaaaaaaagttaattgcTGTCTGTAGGTTATCCATGGATGCTTCGGCAGCAGGCTCCCCACAGGAAGTTATTGAGAGGGTGTCCAAGCAACTGGGCTGCAGCACTACCTCGCGTGACGTGGCTGAATACTTGGACCAACATGACAATCTGCGGGTTTTGCGTCAAGAATTCCTGGTTCCGAAAGTGTCCGATCTTCCTCAATGTAAATTTCCCAAGAAAATGAATAATGCCATCAGCAATTGTTGTCACTGGAGTGTTTTCTAATGTATtcgtcttttattttaaaaaacattatattaggGTTTTGTAGTTGTGTAATATCCCCTGCCTAAACGCCCTCAAAACTATTTAGTTTAAAAGATAACCCCCTTTTGAGGGTACTGTACCATTCCAGTGGTGACCAGTAGTGCAATTAGTACTTTTAGACTAAAATGTCGAATAATGTTGCACATAATAGTAGCCCAATAAGTCTTGTTCTTTACAGCTGACCTGACACTTGTTGATGGCTCAGAAGATTGCATTTACTTAGTAGGCAACTCTTTAGGACTACAACccaaaaataccaaaaagttcatTGATGAGGAGTTGGAGAAATGGGCCAAAATGTAAGCTGTGTATCTAATtaagaatacttttttttcttaaatcattaatgcttaaaataatatgaatttaCATTAGAACATGAATGGAAATTTGCATGAAATATCCATAGAAGTTAGTTTTGTTTGTAACCTTGTTTAATCAGCCATAGTGTTAATATGAGACGCTATTTAACAAAAACTCGAATGCTTGTTCATAGAGGAGCCCATGGACATGTGATGGGGTCTCGCCCTTGGGCCTGGGCTGAGAACAACCTGGAGGCTCTCATGGCAAAAGTTGTGGGTAATTAAAGGGCTGATGGTTTTATAAAAACTTTCTGTCATCTGATTGTGAGTCGCTCTTTAGAGAATCGTGAATCGTAAATCGTAATGGACCATTTGGTGGCATGCTGTTAtagggaaaataatcaacaacagggGGTTGCAAAGAGTCACAGTCACAACCCTGAAGAAGATTGTTTTCTTGTAACAGCATGTCAaggagtgttttattcttctcatACAACAGAAGTCTGTTATGATTACATACTTTTTATCATAGCCATATGTTATACTGTGGAATCAATTTTTGTTATCCTACaaaaattattgtgtgtgtgtgtgtgtgtgtgtgtgtgtctgtgcatgtaATATAATAAGGTGCTAAACCAGAAGAAGTGGCCTTAATGAATGGCTTGACTGTCAATCTGCACCTCCTGAtggtaaacatactgtatagaccATGTTCTAGTATAGCTCTAATCTCTGAAAGGCACACCATAACATTTAgatttattaagaattttattgtCCCTAACAGCTTGCATTTTACAAGCCCACTGCAAAACGGCACAAAATCATTCTGGAGGAAAAGGCCTTCCCTTCTGACCATGTGAGCACTTGCACAAGCACTTGTTGTTGTACACACTGTCCTGGTTAGAAATCAAAGTTACACATTATCCTCCCCTTACCTTGTAATTATATACTAAAGTTTAGAGAGTGGCCtcattacacttttttttatttatttatttatttatttattttttacaatttactaaatatatttttaaaccactgataaaaaaaaaaaaaaacatatatccagtttttttaaaaataggaaaATTAAGGGAAAAATCTGAATATATGTAGACATTTAAATTGttgtaaacaaattttaataagctgtacttattaaatattttgttttagttaaaTGATGATGTCAagctataatatactgtaatctaaatacagtatattgcatgtaattatttatttattttatttacatgtgtgTTATATAGTATGCTGTGGAATCTCAGATACGCCTAAGGGGATTTGACCCTAGTGAGAGCATGGTCCTTCTCAAACCCAGAGTggtaacacttttttaaaaatctttttctaGACATGAAAAGGGGCTCGAGTGCAAAATGAGAGCAGTTTTGAGTCACAACTAAGTTAAATAGCATAAACgccataatattatattaaataggtTTAGGGTAATTCAGTGtgaattttgtgtaattttgcAAACCTTACACAGTTTTGTCAAAATTCATAAATCAGGCAGcagatgtgtttgtatgtactgtaaatctgcaATTGAGTTTTAATAATAGGTTGATTgagaggttattattattattattattattattattattattattatagcaaaaTGCTTTGATTGTGATTTTATAGTAAGTCAGCAGCAAATTATAACAGGTACagctcatgatgatgatgatgatgattattattattgtaataataataatattatcaaagcaataataatactgtatgttttgtctttcttttttattatattttggaCAAGAACATGAAATTTTAAAATCGATAAAAGAAGGatattcttctttttaaaaaaaaaatttatatatatatatatatatatatattcagactatatataattataataaaataagtttggTCATGAACAACCTTGTGGGTTTAAGGAAACTAATTCATCAAAATTCATAACAATAAGTCATTCATAATACCTTAATCTaatcatttaacaaaaaaagggtGAGGACACCCTGAGGACGGAGGACATCGTGTCTACAATCAAGCGAGAGGGAGAATCCGTTGCTGTGGTGATGCTTGGTGGAGTCCAGTACTACACGGGCCAACTGTTCGATATGGAGGTTATCACTAAAGCAGGCCAGGCCCAGGTTAGATCACAGTCTTACACAATGGGGCATGCTGTACAACATCTTATGTTGTTAAACATCCATTAACccagttagttcctgttatcagtTCCTGGTATGGCAGCTGTTACAGTCACTTCCTCAGCTTGATTTTCTCTGTTACCGAGTAACCAGAAAGCACTTTCTTCAAACTTTTGGAATTCTAACTAATTTAACAGCCTAACGTGTCTGTTTAGGGCTGCTATGTAGGGTTCGACTGTGCACATGCAGTGGGTAATGCAGAGCTGCGACTGCATGACTGGGGAGTCGACTTCGCCTGCTGGTGCACCTACAAAGTAAGTTTAGATTCATGTTTTTCTAaagatttaaatgtgtttaatttttgtgtttttttttttatgttacaataataattataattgacAGTAATCATGTTTAAGATAATACCCATTGCATACACTGCTACTTACAGTGTGTAAGGGGTTAAAATACATCAGGTAATGTTGTTTAAAGGAAactaaagtttaattttttaaactttaattacatttttatttttatttaattaattaaactttaattttttaaagtttaattaagtAAAGTTTAAAGGTTGGTTATTTTCTAAATTGGTTTATTTCTTGTATGCCTTAGCTTTTTGCCAGTAATATCCACTACTGTGCAAAAAACGTAGGCACATGctaaagcataataataataataataataataataataataataataatgtagagaataataataataataataataataataataataataataataataaaaattataaaaaataataataataataatttaaaaacatatataaagcccagtaaacagtaattaatgaaacaattttattatttggtgTGGCAATGCTTTGAGGACGGTTCAGAGTCAATTTCAAGTTGTGCAATTTGTTAGCTATTAAGTTTTAAGTAGCCTTATGCAGAACCACACACAGTTCTTTTGAGGATTTTGACTGTTGTACCtgctttttttatgcaaaacccagcagcttcaatgttgtttttttgtctaaaaaagtTGTCgcttatgtaaatttttttctttctcacttgtcatctataccactttatcctgaatacagggttgtggggggcctagagcctatcccaggagcagggtacaccctggacagggtgcctatccattgcaggacacacacacatacctatacactcacacaaacattcacacactacaggcaatttgggaaggaCAATccacctaacctacatgtctatggtctgtgggaggaaacccaccaagcacggggagaacatgcaaactccatgcacacagagactggaatcaagcctggccgggaatcaaacccggagcctaaaggtgcaaggcgacagtgctaacccctacaccACTGTGGCTTCAGGCtcaataataaagtcataaaattacacaaagaaaatctatttaaaaaagtacTGAAAACACAGGGTGTCTAGGACATTTGCACAGGACTgcatatatgtactgtacagttatataataacttaataataagTGTTTCATCTTGTCTATGTTACAGAAGATATGACATGTTCATTTCTCGTGTTGTTCTCAGTATATGAACTCCGGAGCAGGTGGTTTGGCAGGAGCATACATACATGAGAATCATATGTACACAGTCAAACCTGCGTGAGTATCAAATACCAGgtctgcaaaaaaacaaaaaaaaagtctagtcatgtatctctctctctttctctctctcaatgCTTTATCTCTTTTAGGCTGCTCGGTTGGTGGGGACACAAGTTGGACACAAGATTTCAGATGACCAATGGTATTCTTTTGCCAGTTGCACTCAGAAAATTAATGAGTTACTTTCAAAGCTTTCAAAGCTCTGTGCTCTACATTAAATAATAAGTGTTAAAACTCGAAACCATTACAATACATACACATTCTCTGTTAGCACTTTGCTTCCTCCTGGTGGTTGAAAAGGTAACTACCTAATGAGATCATTGAGTGTGGCTCAAGTGACTGCTTGGTCATGTCATGTTTCCGCAGTGATGAACCTTCAGCCTGGTGTTAGTGGATTCCGACTTGCAAATCAACCCATTTTACTGGTTTGTCCTCTACAGGCTAGTCTTGAGGTGAGATGATACACATTTAATACAGGTTTGTTAGCCctgtcacctcgcacctccagggtccaaaTTCGaatcccgcctcggggtctgtgtgtatggagtttgcatgttttccccatgcttggtggtttccactgggtactcggatttcctcccac of Clarias gariepinus isolate MV-2021 ecotype Netherlands chromosome 6, CGAR_prim_01v2, whole genome shotgun sequence contains these proteins:
- the kynu gene encoding kynureninase; this translates as MDASAAGSPQEVIERVSKQLGCSTTSRDVAEYLDQHDNLRVLRQEFLVPKVSDLPQSDLTLVDGSEDCIYLVGNSLGLQPKNTKKFIDEELEKWAKIGAHGHVMGSRPWAWAENNLEALMAKVVGAKPEEVALMNGLTVNLHLLMLAFYKPTAKRHKIILEEKAFPSDHYAVESQIRLRGFDPSESMVLLKPRVGEDTLRTEDIVSTIKREGESVAVVMLGGVQYYTGQLFDMEVITKAGQAQGCYVGFDCAHAVGNAELRLHDWGVDFACWCTYKYMNSGAGGLAGAYIHENHMYTVKPALLGWWGHKLDTRFQMTNVMNLQPGVSGFRLANQPILLVCPLQASLEIFNKTTMRDLRKKSILLTGYLEHLLKHYYSEDKSEPRKPHVRIITPGNPEERGCQLSLSFSVPVRAVFQELEKRGVACDMREPDVLRVAPVPLYNSFTDVHRFILVLGAALEASKQHS